The DNA region GCAGTGAGCGCGCGCCGCATCGCCGCGACGGGTTCCACCGCTACGCAGCGAACTCCGCGCGCCACCAAACCTGCGGTGAACTTCCCCGTCCCCGCGGCCAGATCGCACACCACCGCGTCCGGATCGCCGCCGACACCCAGCGCCTCGACGACCCAGTCGATCGCCGCGGCCGGATAGTCGGGGCGCGCGCGTGCGTACGCTCCGGCTGCAGCCTCGAAGCCGCGCGCCGCCGTCTGGTGAATGCGACTCTCGCTCATTGAAGGAAGTCGCGCGCGGTCGCGAGCCACAGTTCCGTGGATAGCCGCAGAGACTCCACGTCCACACGCTCGTCGTCGCCGTGGAACATCTGCGCGAAGTCGCTGAACGGGATCCGGTCGCTGAGCAATCCATAGCCGTACGCCTTCACGCCGATCGCCCGGAAATGGCGCGCGTCGGTCGCCCCGACGGTAAGGAAAGGAACCGTGCGGGCGCCGGGAACCAGCGCCGCCGTGGCGCGCGACAGGGTGCCCCACAGCGGTGTCTCCAGCGGCGACGCGCTCGCGTCGCTTGGGCTGTCCTCGACGACATCCACTTCCGCAGCGAGATCCCCCAGGGCTTCGTTCAACATCGCGCGGACCTCCGAGGCGGACTGCCCGGGCAGCGTGCGCACGTCGACCTGGAGATCGACGGAGTCGGGGATAACGTTCGTCTTCACGCCTCCGTGCATCACCGTCGGCGCGAACGTCGTATGCGTACACGCGTGCAGCATCCTTCCTTCACCCAACGGAAGGTTCTCGCACATGACATCGAACGCTTCCGGATCCAGAAGCGTGGCGCGCGCCTCGTCGGGGATCTCCAAGCGTTCGACGAATCCCCGCCAAACGTCGTGCATGACGGCCGGCGACCGAAACGCCCCGAGTCTGCGAACGACCTCTGCCGCCTTGATCAGTGCGTTGTCGGTCTTGAACGGCATCGACGCGTGTCCGGATGTCCCCCGCACGCGCAGCCGGCACCAGTACGTGCCCTTCTCGGCGATCATCACCGGGAGCACCGGCCGCGAGGCATCCCCCACCGGCATCCGCATCCCGCCGAACTCGGTGATCAAGTAGTCCGTCCGGACATCGTCGGCGACGTTTCGGGTCAGCCACTGCGCCCCGTGGGTCCCCAAAGCCTCCTCGTCCGCACATGCCACGAAGACCAGCGTCCCTCGGGGGCGAAACCCGGCGCGCGCAAGCGAACGGAACGCGACGGCCATCGACGACGTGGTGTTCAGCATGTCCACGGCGCCCCGGCCCCACACCTCACCGTCCACGAGTTCCCCGCCGAAGGGGTCTCGTCGCCAGCGTTCGGGACTCACCGGGACGACGTCGAGATGTCCCAGAAGCGCCAGCGACGGGGCATGCGGATCACTCCCTTCGATCCGCGCGACGATGGATCCCCTCCCGGGATGCGGCTCGTAACGCCGCAGGTCGAGTCCGGAACCCTCAAGGTAGGCCGCAAGGATGTCGGCGTTTCTGATCTCCCCGCCCGAATCCGCAGTCCCATCGTTGACGCACGCGTTGCGGATGAGGTGTTGCAGCAAGTCGGTGACTTCTCCAGTGGCGTCGCGCATTTGAGCAGCCTACGCCTCGACAAAACCGCCTCGCGTCGAACACTCGTTCGCCTCGACGGCGCAGTCCATCCCCCCGGCGCGCGCCGCCGATTTGTTCAACGTCGAACACTTCCCGAAACTGTGCTCGTGCCGGAAGAGACGAAGGCCATGCTTCGGATGCGCGATGTGTGTGCGCGCACCGGGCTTACGCGTTCGGCAATCCACCACTACATCCGCGAGGGGCTGCTACCCAAGCCCGAGAAGACCGGACGCAACACCGCCACCTACACGGAGGAATTCGTCCGGCGCGCGCAGCTCGTCAAGGCACTTCAGGAGAACACTCACCTCCCACTGGCCAAGATCCGCGAGACCCTCGACGGCGTTCCTGCCGGAACTGAAACCAACATCGATCCCGAGCGTTTCGCGGGGGTAACCCGAACCATCGCCGACAGCCTGCGCCTTTCCTCCGAAAGCGAGATCGAGCGCGCGGACCTCCTTGCGATGACCGGGCTCAAGCCCTTCGAACTCGACGCGCTGACTGCCGCGCGCCTAGTGGAATCCTCCGCGCACAACGGCACCGTTCGGTATTCGCCGCTGGACGCGCGCATCGTGATGGCCTTCGCGCGGATTCGTGACGCGGGCGCGACGGCCGAACGCGGATTCATCGGGGGACCCGCAATCGTTCGCGCGTATCGACACCACCTCACCGAGATCGCCCGCACGGAGGCCGCCGAAATGGTGCGCATGGCGGAAGCCCTGACCGAGATCGACATGGACGATTTCATGGAGAAGACATCGGAACCGCTCGGAGACCTGGTTGCGGCCCTGCACCGCAAGGCACTGGTTAAAGCGGTAACCGAGTTGCTGGGAAACGGGAGGAGATAGCGAAATGGGAGCACTAGAGGGCAAGGTCGCGATCGTCACGGGGGCGGGACGCGGGATCGGCCGAGGCGAGGCTCTGCTGCTCGCTGCCGAAGGCGCAGCGGTCGTCGTCAACGACCTCGGCGGTGAATGGGACGGCTCCGGAACCGACAAGCGCCTCGCGCAGTTGGTCGTCGACGAGATCAGCGCAGCCGGCGGGAAGGCCTCAGCCAACTACGACAACGTGGCCAATTGGAAGGGCGCGAAGAAACTCCTCGACCAAGCGGTTGAGGAATTCGGCAAGCTCGACATCGTCGTGAACAACGCCGGGATCCTGCGCGACAAGATGATGTTCAACATGTCCGAGGATGACTGGGACGCCGTCGTTCGCGTGCACATGAAGGGCCACGCCGCGACCACGCACCACGCGTGCGTCTACTGGCGCGCGCAATCCAAGGCCGGCGAAACCGTCGCCGGACGCGTCATCAACACCGCCTCGGAGTCCGGGCTGTTCGGGATGAAGGGCCAGGGCAACTACGCCGCGGCTAAGGCCGGGATCGCCTCGCTCACGCAAGTTACCTCGCGAGAGATGAAGCGGTACGGCGTCACGGCCAACGCGATCGCACCCCGGGCCCGTACGCGCATGATCACCAACACCTTCGGAGAGGGAGTCATGGCGCCTCCCGAGGACGACACCGCGTTCGACCAGTTCGCCCCGGAGAACGTCGCTCCGCTCGTCGCCTACCTAGCGAGCGACGCAGCCGCGCACATCAGCGGTCAGTGCTTCGTCGTGGTCGGTGGACTCGTGCAGCACATGCAGCCCTGGACGCCCGGCAAGAACATCGACAAGGGCGGCCGCTGGACGGTCGGCGAACTCGAACACGAGATCGCCAAGCTCTTCAACGGCGGTCCGACGTCTCTGGACTAACGTATCCACGCTTCGACGCCGACGCCCGCGCTTCGCGCGGGCGTCGGCGTTTTCGGTGCACGCGCAGGCCGAAATTGCTGGTCTATGAAGGAAACGGGATAAACATCCCCTAGCGGAAACGTAAGGTCGGATGCTACAAGTTGGGGAGGAGCCTGCTTTGACCCATACCGTCCGGATCACCGCGCTCGTCGCGGTCATGACCGCCGTGCTCACGGCCTGCGGCTCGCGCGTCGTGCCGTTGTCGCAAGGTGGTCTCAACCCGGCCGGCGTTCCCACCGGCGCATCGACACTCCCCGCCGGACTGGATGCCGCAACCGCAGACCCCGGCACGCTCGCCGGTGCTGCCGGAACCGCCACGCGCGCTTCGCGGCCGGGCGCCGGACCGGGATCGGCCGCGGCGCAGTGTCACGGCGGCGCAACCGACACCGGGGTTACCGCAAAGACGGTCAAGATCGGCATGATCGCGTCGCTCACGGGCCCACTGCCCGGCCAGTTCAACAGCGCCGTCGAGGCCGTCGACAGCCATGTGCGGATGATCAACGACGCAGGCGGAATCTGTGGACGCAAATTCGAACTGCTGATCAAGGACGACAACGGAAGCGGCGCCACCAACCAGGCGGTTGCGACCAAGCTTGCGACCGAGGACAAGGTGTTCGCATTCGTAGGCAGCGTCTCGGCACCCGACGACTCCGGCATCGCGCGCATCTCCAAGAAGCACAAGATCCCGGATATCGGCTTCCCGCTCACATGGGAACGGACGGAAAGTCCCTACACCTACGGTGTCCCGGGTCAAGTAATGCGCCGATACATCAGCACCCACACAAGCGGCACCGACTACCTCAACAAGAAGTTCGGCATAAAGCAGGCAGCTTTGTTCTGGCTGAAGGAAAGCCAGATCTCGATCCTTACGGCCTGGGCGTTCGAATCCGCGATCGAGAAATCGACCAACGGCTCGGTCAAGATCTGCCACGAACAGCCCGCCGGTGTTCTCGACAACAACCTCACCAACTACGTCGTCGCTATGCAAGGACACTGCCCCGCGTCGAATGGACCGCTCGCCGTGTACTCCATCATGGAGAACAACGCCAACGTGAAACTCGCGATCGCGATGCAGGAACAAGGGGTAAAGCCCAAGGTATTCGGTCTCACGTTCAGCTCGTACCTTCCCGCGTTCATCGAGCAAGGCGGAAGCGCAGCCGAAGGCACGTACCTCGCAATGCCGCAGCTTCCCTTCGAACGGCTCGAACGCCCCAAGAAGGAGTGGACTCCCGGCTCGTACGAAGTGAAGCGCTACCTCGACACGCTCAAGCGTTACTACCCACGCCCCTCGACGCTGGGCAGCTTCGGCGGACCGGGATGGGGAATGGCCTCGCTGTTCTTCGAAGGAGTGCGCGCCTGCGGCGCCGACCTCACGCGCGCCTGCTTCTTCAAGGCTCTGAACTCGATGGGTCCGTTCTCCGCCAACGGCTTGCTGTCGCCGGTTACGCCGAGAACCCGCAACATCTTCAGCGCCCAGCTTCTGATGCAGGTTCGCAACGGCCGCTTCGTCGAAGTCGAACCGTACGACAAGAGCGGACCGCGAGAAGGTCCCGACTTCTGGGAGTGGTCCCCGCTGTTCAACTGGCAACGCTACTTCTGCGACCACCAAAGTCAGTTCCCGAACGCCGAGGACAAGAAGGCGCTGGTCGACGAGTGCTAGGAACCGGACAAATGCGTCGGCTCGAATGAAAGCAACACCGGCAGAGGATTTCGCCGCACGAACGGGAAACCCAAGGGACCGCTAAGCGGAACAGGAGCCTGATGAGAGCCAAGGCCACCGCAACCGCAACCGCGCTAAGCGCCGCATGCTTCGCGCTGGTCGCACTCGCCCCAGCCGCGCGCGCTTCAGCGGTTCCCCTGGAGATCTATCAAGCCGGAGGAAGCGGTCAAGGCCTCGTCCTCACCGGAGCCGTCCGGCCCAGCGTCCTGGACCCCCTGGTGGAGGGCGGCGCGCTGGTGGCACGCAGCACGCTGAGTTCCCAGGGAGGCGGGTCGGGATACGCGCTCGCATCGCAGGTATTTCCCGGCACTCTGGTCGTTGGATTCGCCGGGTGTCTGGACTACCCGGCGATCCAGTGGGTCCAAGCAACCTACCCGGCTACCGGCGCATGCCCGTCCAGCGCCGAGAACCGCCTTGGTCGCACGTCGCCCTCGACGCAGGGCGCCGCCCAAGGTCACCCGGAATTCGACGCCCTGGCAAACCAACTGTTCGATCGCACGTCGCTCGACGTCGGCCACATCAGCGCCGACACAGGCAACGGCCGCGCGGAGGCGTCGGTCCTCACGAATGAGTTCGCGCTTCGCCAGGAGGCATCGGGAACACCGCTGGTCGAGTTCGCACAGTTGGATGCCCACAGCGGCGGGGCGCGCGCCGGCGCGCGCGTCGGCCACCGCGTGCGCGTCGCCCTTCAGGGAATCAAACTGCTCGGCGGCCTCGTGCGTATCGAATCACTCGTTTCCACTTCCGAAACCGTCTCCGACGGGGTGACCGCAACCGCGAAGGCGCGCCTAGCTCTCGGCGACGTCACGA from Actinomycetota bacterium includes:
- a CDS encoding MerR family transcriptional regulator; the protein is MLRMRDVCARTGLTRSAIHHYIREGLLPKPEKTGRNTATYTEEFVRRAQLVKALQENTHLPLAKIRETLDGVPAGTETNIDPERFAGVTRTIADSLRLSSESEIERADLLAMTGLKPFELDALTAARLVESSAHNGTVRYSPLDARIVMAFARIRDAGATAERGFIGGPAIVRAYRHHLTEIARTEAAEMVRMAEALTEIDMDDFMEKTSEPLGDLVAALHRKALVKAVTELLGNGRR
- a CDS encoding M20/M25/M40 family metallo-hydrolase; this translates as MRDATGEVTDLLQHLIRNACVNDGTADSGGEIRNADILAAYLEGSGLDLRRYEPHPGRGSIVARIEGSDPHAPSLALLGHLDVVPVSPERWRRDPFGGELVDGEVWGRGAVDMLNTTSSMAVAFRSLARAGFRPRGTLVFVACADEEALGTHGAQWLTRNVADDVRTDYLITEFGGMRMPVGDASRPVLPVMIAEKGTYWCRLRVRGTSGHASMPFKTDNALIKAAEVVRRLGAFRSPAVMHDVWRGFVERLEIPDEARATLLDPEAFDVMCENLPLGEGRMLHACTHTTFAPTVMHGGVKTNVIPDSVDLQVDVRTLPGQSASEVRAMLNEALGDLAAEVDVVEDSPSDASASPLETPLWGTLSRATAALVPGARTVPFLTVGATDARHFRAIGVKAYGYGLLSDRIPFSDFAQMFHGDDERVDVESLRLSTELWLATARDFLQ
- a CDS encoding SDR family oxidoreductase, producing MGALEGKVAIVTGAGRGIGRGEALLLAAEGAAVVVNDLGGEWDGSGTDKRLAQLVVDEISAAGGKASANYDNVANWKGAKKLLDQAVEEFGKLDIVVNNAGILRDKMMFNMSEDDWDAVVRVHMKGHAATTHHACVYWRAQSKAGETVAGRVINTASESGLFGMKGQGNYAAAKAGIASLTQVTSREMKRYGVTANAIAPRARTRMITNTFGEGVMAPPEDDTAFDQFAPENVAPLVAYLASDAAAHISGQCFVVVGGLVQHMQPWTPGKNIDKGGRWTVGELEHEIAKLFNGGPTSLD
- a CDS encoding ABC transporter substrate-binding protein, yielding MTHTVRITALVAVMTAVLTACGSRVVPLSQGGLNPAGVPTGASTLPAGLDAATADPGTLAGAAGTATRASRPGAGPGSAAAQCHGGATDTGVTAKTVKIGMIASLTGPLPGQFNSAVEAVDSHVRMINDAGGICGRKFELLIKDDNGSGATNQAVATKLATEDKVFAFVGSVSAPDDSGIARISKKHKIPDIGFPLTWERTESPYTYGVPGQVMRRYISTHTSGTDYLNKKFGIKQAALFWLKESQISILTAWAFESAIEKSTNGSVKICHEQPAGVLDNNLTNYVVAMQGHCPASNGPLAVYSIMENNANVKLAIAMQEQGVKPKVFGLTFSSYLPAFIEQGGSAAEGTYLAMPQLPFERLERPKKEWTPGSYEVKRYLDTLKRYYPRPSTLGSFGGPGWGMASLFFEGVRACGADLTRACFFKALNSMGPFSANGLLSPVTPRTRNIFSAQLLMQVRNGRFVEVEPYDKSGPREGPDFWEWSPLFNWQRYFCDHQSQFPNAEDKKALVDEC